The Brassica napus cultivar Da-Ae unplaced genomic scaffold, Da-Ae ScsIHWf_2248;HRSCAF=2901, whole genome shotgun sequence genome includes a window with the following:
- the LOC125600415 gene encoding abscisic acid 8'-hydroxylase 1-like → MDFSALLLTLLTGIIFLYFLRCVISQRRRGSPKLPLPPGTMGWPYVGETFQLYSQDPNVFFASKQKRYGSVFKTHVLGCPCVMISSPEAAKFVLVTKSHLFKPTFPASKERMLGKQAIFFHQGDYHSKLRKLVLRAFMPEAIRDMVPDIESIAQDSLRNWDGTMINTYQEMKTYTFNVALLSIFGKDEVLYREDLKRCYYILEKGYNSMPVNLPGTLFHKAMKARKELSQILARILSERRENRSSHNDLLGSFMGDKEELSDEQIADNIIGVIFAARDTTASVMTWILKYLAENPKVLEAVTEEQTAIRKDKGEGESLTWGDTKKMPITSRVIQETLRVASILSFTFREAVEDVEYEGYLIPKGWKVLPLFRNIHHSADIFSNPGKFDPSRFEVAPKPNTFMPFGNGTHSCPGNELAKLEMSIMIHHLTTQYRWSIVGACDGIQYGPFALPQNGLPIMLTRKSEIDM, encoded by the exons atggATTTCTCCGCCTTGCTTCTTACTCTCCTCACCGGAATTATCTTCCTCTACTTCCTCCGGTGCGTAATCTCTCAGCGCCGCCGTGGATCCCCGAAACTCCCACTCCCGCCGGGAACAATGGGTTGGCCTTACGTCGGCGAGACTTTCCAGCTATACTCTCAAGACCCTAACGTCTTTTTCGCATCAAAACAGAAAAG GTATGGATCGGTGTTTAAGACACATGTATTGGGATGTCCGTGTGTGATGATCTCGAGCCCTGAAGCTGCCAAGTTCGTGCTGGTGACCAAGTCTCATCTATTTAAACCGACTTTCCCGGCGAGTAAAGAGAGGATGTTAGGGAAACAAGCCATCTTCTTCCACCAAGGTGATTACCACTCTAAACTCAGGAAGCTCGTCCTCCGTGCTTTCATGCCTGAAGCGATCAGAGACATGGTTCCCGACATCGAATCAATCGCTCAGGACTCCCTCCGAAACTGGGATGGAACAATGATCAATACTTATCAAGAAATGAAAACA TACACATTCAACGTCGCGCTGCTCTCGATCTTCGGAAAAGACGAGGTTCTATACAGAGAAGATCTGAAACGATGCTACTACATTCTCGAGAAAGGCTACAACTCGATGCCTGTAAACCTCCCTGGAACGCTCTTCCACAAAGCCATGAAGGCACGCAAGGAGCTCTCGCAGATCCTCGCTAGGATCTTatcggagagaagagagaacagATCCTCACACAACGATCTTCTCGGTTCTTTCATGGGAGACAAAGAAGAGCTGAGCGACGAACAGATCGCCGATAACATCATCGGAGTCATCTTCGCGGCTAGAGACACGACGGCTAGTGTGATGACGTGGATCCTCAAGTACTTAGCTGAGAATCCTAAAGTTCTAGAAGCCGTTACT GAAGAGCAGACGGCAATAAGGAAAGACAAAGGAGAAGGAGAGTCTCTAACTTGGGGTGATACAAAGAAGATGCCAATAACTTCAAGAGTCATTCAAGAAACATTAAGAGTTGCTTCAATCCTATCTTTCACTTTCAGAGAGGCTGTAGAAGATGTGGAGTATGAAG GATATTTGATACCTAAAGGATGGAAAGTTCTGCCGCTTTTCAGAAACATTCACCATAGTGCTGATATCTTTTCAAATCCTGGGAAGTTTGATCCATCAAGATTTGAG GTGGCTCCAAAACCGAATACTTTCATGCCATTTGGAAATGGAACCCACTCGTGTCCTGGAAATGAACTAGCCAAGCTTGAGATGTCTATCATGATACATCATCTAACCACCCAGTACAG